GGTCGTCCTCGAAGGCGAGTTTCACGCGTTCGTCGCCGAACTCCCGAACGTCCACGCCCTCGACGTCGTAGAGCTTGACCGTCGCCCGCTTGTTCGACGCGCCGATGTTCTTGAACGCGCCGTCCTTCAGTTCGAGCATGAAGTCGTCGATGTCGAGACTCAGCATAGCCGAAGGCGGGCGCCCCTCGCATAAAAACCCCGTCGTCAGATCAGCACCGAGAGCGCGAGGAAGCCACGGAACCCGTAGCCGAAGACGATGGCGGCGGGGATCGCGCCGACGAGGACGGCCTTCCCGATGCCGACGTCGTGGACCACCGTCGTCCCCACCAGGTACAGCGCCGCGGCCCACGCGGTCACAAACACTCTGACCTCCGGATACGGGAGGCCGGCGAGGACGCACGGCGCCATCGCGTAGCACAGCACCTGGACCGTCTCGCTGACCCCGCCGCGGTTCTCGGCGACGGGGGCCAGCAGAAGCGTCTGGAGCGCCGCGGTCAGGTGCACCGTCGCGGGCATCACGAAGACGACGACGGCCAGCATCGCCAGGAGGGCCACGCCGGGCGCGAACTCGCCGATGGCCGGGTACGCGAACGGACCGGTCGAGACGACGCCCCGCGCTGCCAGTCTCGCCACCGCGAACCGGCTGGCCTCCTCGAGCAAGACGACGCCCGCGGCGAACACGAGACCGGGCGCCTGGTCGCCGGGCGCGACGCCCACCTCGAAGAACCGGCGCGGGCGGACGAGAATCTCCGCCCACGCGCGCAGGACTGCGGCCGGACCGCGGTCGCGCCCACCGGTCGGGTTCTCGACCCACTGAGTCACGTCCGGCAGTTAGGGGCGGGTGGCTTTGACGGTTTCCCTCTCTGCCCGCATGGCCGGCGTTCGACGGCGATGTTGGCGTTCAGCGTGCGACAGGGGAGCCTGCGGCTCAGACGCACAGCGATCCTCCCGGCTACTTTTCCGCGCCTGCGGGGCGCAAAACCACGGGTCTGGAACGCAACGCGGCCCTCCCGGCTACTTTTCCGCGCCTGCGGGGCGCAAAACCACGGGTCTGGAACGCAACGCGGCCCTCCCGGCTACTTTTCCGCCCCGACGTTCTCCGTGCTCTCGAAGCTCGGCGGGTCCGGTTCGATGTTCGCGAACTGGACGGCCTCCTCGCCGAGTTTGACCACGCGGTCCTCGATGCCGTCGTCGGCGATCTGGCCGTCCTCGACGACGTCTCTGGCGCGCGGAATGGCCGCCTGGTGGGGGATGACCCAGCAGTCGAGGGCCCGGCAGACCGACCGGAGGTGTTCGAGGGCGGTGATTGGGAAGCCGCCGCCGGCCACCGCCAGCAGGCCGACCGTCTTGTGCTCGAACTCGTCGAACCCGCAGTAGTCGAGCGCGTTCTTCAGCGGCGCCGAGAACGACCCGTGGTAGACCGGCGTCCCCAGGAGTATCGAGTCGGCGTCGCGCACCCGGCGCGCGAACGCGCCGGCGTCGCCGGCCGTCCGGTCGTCCGCGTCGAAGACGGGCAGGTCGAACGTCCGGAGGTCGAGCAGTTCCGTCGTCGCGCCCGTCGCCTGAGCGGCCGCGAGTGCCCGTTCGATGCCGACGCGCGTGTAACTCTCGTCTCTGAGGCTTCCGACGATACCGACGACGTGTGGGGCAGACATACCCGGGTGAACGCGTGCCAGGGATAAACGACCAGCGGTGGCGGCGACCCGCCGCAGTGCGTTTTCGACGCCTGCACCATAGCGTACAATACTGTCAGTCACGTACGAGTTCGTATGGAAGACCGACCCTCCGACACCGACCGACGGCGGTTACTCGCCCTGCTCGGAGGCGGGCTCGCAACCGGGCTCGCCGGGTGTGGTGGCGACGGCGGGCCCACCCCCACCGAGACGGCCACGCCGACCGAGAGCGAGGGCGTCCCGGCAGCCTACGAGACGGCGACCAGCCTGGGCGGCAGCCAGCGCGACCCCTCGTCGCTCGTCTCGAAGTCGGCCGTCAGTTACCAGGAGGAACCGAGCGACGGACAGCAGTGCTCGAACTGCCAGCTCTACATCCCCGACAAGAACGGTGACGGCCTGGGCGCGTGTGCCGTCGTCGAGGGGACCATCGCCCCCGAGGCCTGGTGTACGAGTTACGCCGCCCACGAGTCGACGACCACCGGGACCGAGACCGGGACGGCCGCGGCGTCGCTCGACGGACCGGTCACGGTCCCGGCCGAGGCGTCCTGCCCGGTCTGTCAGATGGTCCCCGCGGACTATCCCGACTGGAACGCGCAGGTGGTCCACGAGGACGGCGAGCGGGCCTTCTTCGACACGAGCGGTTGTCTGGTCGCCTACTACGCGGTGCCCGACCGGTTCGCCGCCACCGACGCGCCGGTCGATGGCGTCTGGGTCACCGACTTCGAGACCCGCGAGACCATCGACGGCCTGACCGCCCACTACGCGCTGGAGACCGACCCCGACCGGGTTGACGACCCGATGATGCGCAACCCGGCGCCATTCGCCGACCGGGCGGACGCCGAGGCGTACGTCGACGCCGTGGACTACCTGACGACCGACGACGTGGTCGCCATCGAGGCCTTCGACCGCGAACTGGCCGAACAGTACCGCAGCCGGTTCTTCGATGAGGAGTGACCGGGTGATGCGGCGTGCGGGGGCGGTGTCGCGAGGCGGCCCGCTGGTCGAACGGCCACCGCGAGGATTTTCACCCGCCCCGAGAGTAGACAGGACACACTGATGTGGCTCGAGGACACGACCGTCGAGGACATGGCCGTCGCCACCGCCGTGGTGGTCGTCGTGAGCGTCGCCGTCGGGTCGTTCGCGGTGGACGTGAGCGCGGCCACGCCGGACCCGGTGCCGTTCGAGGACACCGTCGAACTCGGCGCGTCGATGGAGACCGAACAGGCGGCGGCCCACCGCGACCTCTCGATTCCGAAGGCCGAGATATTCTACTCGCAGTACCGCTTCGTCGTCGGGTACGCCGGCGTGGGACAGGCGGTGGCCGCGCTGAACGAACCAGGCCGCGAGCAGCAGTTCGGCTACCCGCTCGCCGTCTACGTCTCCGACTACAGCGAGGTGACGCCGACGTGTCGGGACGACGGGTCCCTGACGGCCTCACGCGAACCCGACTGGGTGACGGCCCAGGACGCGACGTTCGTCGTCGGGAGCGACGCGCGCGTCCCGTCCGGGCCCGTGGTCGTGCCGTTCGCGTCGCCCGACAGCGCTGCCGCGTTCGCCGACCGGTGTGGCGGCGAGACGGTCGACTGGGCGACCCTCCGCGAGCGGGACTTCGAACTGCTCCGGGCGACCGACGTGCGCGAACAGGTCGACGACCGGCGTGCCCAGGCAGACCGGCGCGTCGAGGCGCTCGCACCCACGCTCGACCGCCCAGTGTCCGTCGTCGTGGGCCGTGACGCCCCGACGATACAGGCAGCCATCGACTCGGCGCCCCCGAACACGACCGTCCTCGTCCCCGCGGGGACCTACCGCGAGGGGGTGCGGATAGCCAAGCCGGTCACCGTCCGGGGGCAGAACGCGAGCATCGTCGGGTCCGGGAACGGGACCGTCGTCCGGGTGACGGCCGACCGGGTTGCCCTGACCGGCCTCTCTATCTCCGGCGTCGGGAACGCCACGCTGAACCGCTCGACCCGCACCGAGGGCACCGACGGCACGGGTGGCTGGGACACCAAGATTCTGCACAGTTACGGCGGCGGTGACGCCGGCGTCGCCGCGGTGAACGCATCCTCGCTGCTCGTTGCGGACGTGACCGTCGAGACGCCCGCCAACGGCATCCTGTTGCGCCGGAGCGAGGGGACCGTCGTTCGGGACGTCACCGTCGACGGGACCGCCGAGTGGCGCGACGGGTTCATGGGCGTCATCGCGATGAACGCGCCGGTGGTCGTCCAGGACTCGACGTTCCGGGGCGGCCGCGACGGCGTCTACCTCCACCGCGCCCACGGTACCGTCGTCAGGAACAACACCTTCCTGAGCGGACGGTTCGGGACACATCTGATGTACACGTCTGACGCGCTGATCTCGGACAACCGGGCCCGCGAGCAGCTGTACTCCGGCATCGTCGTCATGACCGAACCGACCGGGAACGCCGTCGTCGGCAACGACGTGCGCCACGCGGGCAGCGGCATCGCCACCGCCGGGTCCCGGAGTTACGTCGCCGAGAACGTCGTCGTCGACACCCGGCGGGGCATCACGACCAACGCCATCCAGTCACTGTACGAGCACAACGTGCTCTACGACAACGACGTCGGCGTCGTCGCCGAGAACGTCATCCCCTCGAACCGCGTCGTCGCGAACGACTTCGTCGCGAACGACCGCCACGCCACCGCCGGCACCGGGCCGCTGCGCATCTACACTCACGACGGCCAGGGCAACTACTGGTCGGGCGCGTACGACATGGCCGGGACGGGTGCCACGCTCGACCGGGGCTACTCGCCCACGGACGCCGTCGACAGGCAGCTCCACCGGACCGACGCGGCCGTGACGCTGAGCGCCGCACCGAGCGTCCGCGGCGTCCGGGCGCTCCGGGGGACGACGCCGGGCTTCCGCAAGGCGAGCATCGTCGACCTGGCCCCGCTCCGTGACCCGGCGAACCCGAGGTTGCTGGCGTCGGCGCGAAACGAGACCGAGACGGGAGGTGCGCCGGCGTGACCGACCCGTCGCTGACGGCGGAGGGCGTGACACGGCGCTTCGGCGATGTCACCGCCCTCTCGGACGTGACTGCCGAGGTGCCCGCCGACGCCATCACGGCGCTCGTCGGCCCGAACGGGTCCGGGAAGACCACGCTGTTGCGCTTGCTCGTCGGCCTCGATTCGCCGACGTCGGGCACCATCGCCTACGAAGGGCCGTCGGCGACGCGCCGGATCGGGTACCTGCCACAGCGCCCGACCTTCCGGCCGGGCTTTACCGCCCGCGAGACGCTGGCCTTCTACGCCGACCTGGTCGACGACGACCCCGACCGACTGCTCGAACGCGTCGGCCTGGGCGCCGTGGCCGACCGGCGCGTCGAGGCGCTCTCGGGGGGGATGACCAGGTTGCTCGGCATCGGGCAGGCGCTGACCGGCGACCCGCCGGTGGTCGCGCTCGACGAGCCGGCCAGCGGCCTCGACCCGGAGATGAGCCGACACGTCTTCGACGTGGTCGACTCCATCGCGGCGGACGGCCGGGCCGTCGTGCTCTGCTCGCACGAGCTACCGCTGGTCGAGGCGACGGCCGACCGCGTGGTCGTCCTGGACCAGGGGGCCGTCGTCGCGACGGACACGCCGACGGCGCTCCGCGAGCGAACCGGCGGCCCGCTCCACGAGACGTTCGCGGCGCTCCTCGACCGCGACGCCGAACCCGTCCGGGCACAGGTGGAGGGGGGCGAATGACGGGAACGCGAGCCCGGTTGTGGACGGTCGTCCGGCGCGAACTGAGCGGGGCTGTCCGGACGCGGACGTATCTCTTCCTGGCCCTTGCGTTGACCGGCGTGGCCTTCGGCGTGGCCCGTGCGGGCGGCGGCCCGTCCGGGGGCTACGTCCCGACCGTCGTCGACGTCCTGCTCGTCGTGGAGGTGCTCGTCCCAACCGTCGCCTTTGCCGTCGGCTACCGCGCCATCGTGGACGAAGCGGTCCGGGGCGAACTCGACGTCCTCAGGACGTACCCGCTGCCGACGTGGGTTTACGTCACCGGCGTCTACGTCGGCCGGGCGGTCGCACTGCTCGCGGTCACGGTGGTCCCGCTGGCCCTGCTTGGCGTCCACGTCGCGACGACGTCGGGCCCGGAGGTGACCGTCTTCGCGAGCCACCGGGGCATCGACTCCCCGTTCCTCTACGTGCGCTTTCTGACGCTGACGGCGCTGCTGGCGCTGGTGTCGCTGGCCATCGCGCTGGCGCTGTCGGCCGTGGCGGGGTCGGGCCGGAGCGCCATCCTGCTGGCCGTCGCGGGCCTGCTGCTGGTCGTCGTCGGGACGGACGTCGCCCTCTTCGGGGCCCTCGACGCGGGGCTGGCGAGCGGAGGCGGGTTGGGCGCCGCGCTGGCACTCTCGCCGACCAGCGCCTATCGCGGCCTCGTCTTCGAGACGGTGCTGTACGTCGCCTTCGAGGGACGGTCGGGGTTCGTCGCCCCGATACTCGCGTGGGTCAGCCTCGTCGGCTGGGTGGTCCTCTCGCTCGCCGGGGCCACGGCCGCCGTCGAGTACCGCTGAGAGGGCGGTTTCCCGTCGGAACGTCGACTGCCGCACTCGTTCAGAGACTCTCGAGGAGTTCGCGCGAGATGGACTCCGCGGGGATGCGCTCCCCGCCGTAGGACTCGATGAACGCGTCGGCGGCGTCGGGGTCGCTGAAGGGGACCAGCGCGGGCCCCATCGCCCCGACGACGTCGGACCCGACGACCACCTCAAGCTCGTCGCTGGGCGCGAAGACCTCGGCACCCAGGTGCGCGGAGATGAACTGCGACCCGCCCTCGGTCTGGACGGAGTAGTCGACGGTCGCGTAGTCGCTGAGGTACGTGATCTGGACCTGCCACCCCCGGTCGCTCGCGGCGAAGCGGTGCCGGTAGGTGCAGATGGTGCTGCAGAACCTGGCCGGCGGGTCGTGTCCCGCCGGCGAGTTCTCGCGGTAGTACGTCTGTCCCGACGGGCCGGGGTGCTGGTCGACGACCATCCCGCACTGGTCGCAGTGCTGGCCGCCGTCGAGCGCGATTGGTTCCGGACTGTCGCCGCCG
The DNA window shown above is from Haloarcula halobia and carries:
- a CDS encoding YIP1 family protein, encoding MTQWVENPTGGRDRGPAAVLRAWAEILVRPRRFFEVGVAPGDQAPGLVFAAGVVLLEEASRFAVARLAARGVVSTGPFAYPAIGEFAPGVALLAMLAVVVFVMPATVHLTAALQTLLLAPVAENRGGVSETVQVLCYAMAPCVLAGLPYPEVRVFVTAWAAALYLVGTTVVHDVGIGKAVLVGAIPAAIVFGYGFRGFLALSVLI
- a CDS encoding NADPH-dependent FMN reductase; the encoded protein is MSAPHVVGIVGSLRDESYTRVGIERALAAAQATGATTELLDLRTFDLPVFDADDRTAGDAGAFARRVRDADSILLGTPVYHGSFSAPLKNALDYCGFDEFEHKTVGLLAVAGGGFPITALEHLRSVCRALDCWVIPHQAAIPRARDVVEDGQIADDGIEDRVVKLGEEAVQFANIEPDPPSFESTENVGAEK
- a CDS encoding nitrous oxide reductase accessory protein NosL → MEDRPSDTDRRRLLALLGGGLATGLAGCGGDGGPTPTETATPTESEGVPAAYETATSLGGSQRDPSSLVSKSAVSYQEEPSDGQQCSNCQLYIPDKNGDGLGACAVVEGTIAPEAWCTSYAAHESTTTGTETGTAAASLDGPVTVPAEASCPVCQMVPADYPDWNAQVVHEDGERAFFDTSGCLVAYYAVPDRFAATDAPVDGVWVTDFETRETIDGLTAHYALETDPDRVDDPMMRNPAPFADRADAEAYVDAVDYLTTDDVVAIEAFDRELAEQYRSRFFDEE
- a CDS encoding right-handed parallel beta-helix repeat-containing protein, with amino-acid sequence MWLEDTTVEDMAVATAVVVVVSVAVGSFAVDVSAATPDPVPFEDTVELGASMETEQAAAHRDLSIPKAEIFYSQYRFVVGYAGVGQAVAALNEPGREQQFGYPLAVYVSDYSEVTPTCRDDGSLTASREPDWVTAQDATFVVGSDARVPSGPVVVPFASPDSAAAFADRCGGETVDWATLRERDFELLRATDVREQVDDRRAQADRRVEALAPTLDRPVSVVVGRDAPTIQAAIDSAPPNTTVLVPAGTYREGVRIAKPVTVRGQNASIVGSGNGTVVRVTADRVALTGLSISGVGNATLNRSTRTEGTDGTGGWDTKILHSYGGGDAGVAAVNASSLLVADVTVETPANGILLRRSEGTVVRDVTVDGTAEWRDGFMGVIAMNAPVVVQDSTFRGGRDGVYLHRAHGTVVRNNTFLSGRFGTHLMYTSDALISDNRAREQLYSGIVVMTEPTGNAVVGNDVRHAGSGIATAGSRSYVAENVVVDTRRGITTNAIQSLYEHNVLYDNDVGVVAENVIPSNRVVANDFVANDRHATAGTGPLRIYTHDGQGNYWSGAYDMAGTGATLDRGYSPTDAVDRQLHRTDAAVTLSAAPSVRGVRALRGTTPGFRKASIVDLAPLRDPANPRLLASARNETETGGAPA
- a CDS encoding ABC transporter ATP-binding protein — encoded protein: MTDPSLTAEGVTRRFGDVTALSDVTAEVPADAITALVGPNGSGKTTLLRLLVGLDSPTSGTIAYEGPSATRRIGYLPQRPTFRPGFTARETLAFYADLVDDDPDRLLERVGLGAVADRRVEALSGGMTRLLGIGQALTGDPPVVALDEPASGLDPEMSRHVFDVVDSIAADGRAVVLCSHELPLVEATADRVVVLDQGAVVATDTPTALRERTGGPLHETFAALLDRDAEPVRAQVEGGE
- a CDS encoding ABC transporter permease, whose translation is MTGTRARLWTVVRRELSGAVRTRTYLFLALALTGVAFGVARAGGGPSGGYVPTVVDVLLVVEVLVPTVAFAVGYRAIVDEAVRGELDVLRTYPLPTWVYVTGVYVGRAVALLAVTVVPLALLGVHVATTSGPEVTVFASHRGIDSPFLYVRFLTLTALLALVSLAIALALSAVAGSGRSAILLAVAGLLLVVVGTDVALFGALDAGLASGGGLGAALALSPTSAYRGLVFETVLYVAFEGRSGFVAPILAWVSLVGWVVLSLAGATAAVEYR
- a CDS encoding nitrous oxide reductase accessory protein NosL translates to MSDHAPTGVSRRSVLVAGAGLVAVAGCLRGGDSPEPIALDGGQHCDQCGMVVDQHPGPSGQTYYRENSPAGHDPPARFCSTICTYRHRFAASDRGWQVQITYLSDYATVDYSVQTEGGSQFISAHLGAEVFAPSDELEVVVGSDVVGAMGPALVPFSDPDAADAFIESYGGERIPAESISRELLESL